The window AAAGTAGATGTAGTTGAGTGTGTCATGGCTGGCATGACGCAGAAGTTTTAGGATTTTAAGATTCCCTGATAATGAACCGACGAGTAATAGGCGGATTTCTGGCTACACTTTGCTTTATCTTGATAGCAAGATTCCCATCACTTCCTCTAACTCCTGCCCAAGCTCAACAAACACCAGCTCCGAGACAAGAAGCAGCTGAACAAACTAAGGATGCTACGAGTCAGGCACCGACAACAGAAAGTTCGCCGTTAAGGGTTGGGGTATACCAAACTCCACCCTTTGCGATCAAAAACGGTAATGACTGGGATGGCATTGGAGTGCATCTTTGGCGGAAAGTGGCACGGGATCTAAATCTCGACTACCTATTGCAAGAGGTTGACCAGGATAAAGCAATTGACCGGGTGCAGGATGGTACGGTGGATATTGCGATTACTGCGATCGCTACCCCATCTGATGAAGAGCGCGTTGACTTTACTCACAGCTACTACACGACATCACTTGGCGTTGCGGAACGCCCAGAGCGTAGCCTGCTAGAGATTGTCACAGCTATACTGTCCCCGCGTTTTTTACAAATCGCTCTATGGCTCTCAGTAATTTTTATGATTATTGGGGTACTGGCATGGGCGTTTGAACGTAACACAAACGATCAATTTGAGAAGAATCCTGTACGCGGTATTTGGACAGGATTTTGGTGGGCTGGTGTTACCATGTCTACAATTGGCTATGGTGATAAAACCCCTAAAACGGTTCCAGGACGGATTTTAGCGCTGCTTTGGATGTTGGTGGCGATGGGCATTACGGCTACCCTCACTGCATCCATTACATCAGTCATAGCGGTAGATTCACCCCTAGAAGCTGTCCAGTCTCCTCAGGATTGGTGGCAAATGAATGTTGGCAGCGTACCCGACACGGAGAGTGCCCAATATCTGCAACAGGAGGGCATTCAATTTCAGTCGTTTTCGGCACCGCTTGATGGATTGCGGGCGGTGCAAAATGGCGATGTTGATATCTTTGTCTACAGTGCGGCTCCACTGCGTTACCTGAATCGCGAGTCGTTGAAAGGAACCCTTAACGTTCAAGCAACAGATATGCAGGCACGCCGATATGCGTTCGCGCTTCCAGAAGAGCATGAACTTTATGATGCTTTCAACCAAAAGATTCTGCAAGAAACGGATGAGTCAGACTGGCGAGATTTGATTGATCGATATATACCTGAGCCGAAAAAAAAGCAATAAGCAATAGCCTGCCAGTTATTCATAACCTCTCTTGCACAAAGTCGATTTTTGCCTTCGCCTTGGATCAGGGTATGAGTGCTGAGGCAGGAATTCTAGTATGGATATGGAGTGCTACGAATCACACAAAACAAAATACAGTTTTTCCCACAATCCAGTCCAGAACAATTACAAAAGTCAATCAATGTACATCGATCCTTCAGGTTCAGTTAGATACAATGAAGGAAATAATGTACATTGACTTTTAAGCGAGTATCTATTCTCTAGTTGCTAAAAACATCTTTGATGTTATCAACAACGCTTTCAACAGCATTCTTTGTATTGTCTACTGCTTTCTCCGTGCGAGCTGCATCTTCATCTGCTCTTTTCTCAATTCGATCCCTATCTCTCTTTGCTTTGCCCTCAAGGAAACTACCATTGTCATCCGTTGCTTCGTCAACGCGAGCGGCATTTTTATTTGCAGTTTCCTTAACTTTCTCTTTCGTATCTTCGATGAAATTTTTGGCTCGTCCAGCATCAATACTTGCTTTTCCTTTAACCTGATCGCTCGTGCCTGCCGATGCGATCAAGTTTGCAGTAGGAGTAGCCATTGCTGAGGTGTTCGAGAAAAACGCACCTTGCCAAACCAAGGTGACTGCTGACAGACAAAACACAGTTGTAGCTATCCATCGCCCTACAATGGAAAGCCGTTTCGTAAAATAATTCAGTTTCATTGAATACAGTCTTGATGAGATTTATCATTCTATTTCTACATCATCTGGTTCATGGGTCATATCGTTCCCCAGAGAGGTTCTTTCGTCATCAGTGCTTGAACGAATTCACTATTTTGATAGATTGAATACAGCGACTATGGTGCGTAATATCTTATCTGAAGTATAAAACCACACTATACGGAGAGTTTGAAGCCAGGATTTGAGTTCTTTTGTCAGGAGCGCTCAAGCACCTACTACAAACATGCTTTTATTAAGGGTAATCAACCGGAGATCATATAAGTAGTAATTGCTATAATGATGCCGGTGTTCAAATAAGATATTTTAGAAAGATCGAGAAAAGCTGGAAAAAACCCTAGATGGAGATCGCTCTTATTAGCTGGGTTTAATTAAGAGAGTACTCGCCCTCACCCTACACTAATAAAGAAGTGCGATCTGCTTGGCAGCAGCTTTCGTCCGTTCATTGCAACAGGGTTGTTAGGTTCGTGCCTGCCAAGATTTTGGATCTCGCCGACTGTGAAAAATTGCTGTCACAATCACCCGACTCGATACAATCCGATAATATACAGCGTAGGGAAAGCGTCGCACCACCGCCCGTCGCACATCACGATATACCACTGCATAGGACTCTGGCATTTGACCAATTCGATTTAGCATCTCGTCCACACAGTCCAAAAACTCGTCACCAAGCCCCTGCTGTTGGCTCTCATACCAACTGTACGCCTCATCGAGTTCGTCACGAACTTCCGGACGAAATACTAGTGCATAATTCATCGCCGTCTCTTAATCGATGCTTTGATCTCCTCCCAAGTCAGTATATTGTCTGGATTCATCTCATAGTCATCGATCCGATCGTCAAGTTCCCGCTTTTGTGAATCTGTCAAATCAGGGTAAGCTTGCTCGGCTGCAATACTGTCCCAGATTGCTTGCACAAGACGAATTCTATCTTCAATGCTGAGGGCTGCAATTTCATTCAACGTAGCTGTGATGTCCATGCTGAGCAACTTATATGGAAGAGTCGGCGGTATACCTCAAATATAGCGGACAGGGTTTTGCCTATGATGCGATAGCGCTTTGGACACTGGTAAAGTGCGATCGCTCTCTCAGTTGAGCGTGTTCAGGTTGAGCAGAGTAGATGATGATGTTGCTATCAAGAAGCACGTTTTATCGTCCTGGAAGTGAACGATCCTGACGGATTTCTTGCTGCCAAACAACTGGATCGACATCCGTTAGTGGTTGACAAGCACTAAGTTTTTCTAATATCTCAGCCATCTTACGCCCGCGTGACTTTGCCTCTAAGTCGGGTTCGTTCTCAAGAAGTGTAACGTGGACTTGGATAAGTCGATTCCCAAATTCAGGTATCTCATCGATCCACTCTAGACGGCTTCCTTTCAACCAAGCCCTGAATGTCTTTAGCATTGTTAGATCAAAATGGTTTTTTGGCTAACTTCAAATTTACCTGATGATAGCTTGAGGGCTAGATGACAAAGACCAACTTAAAGATGTCGGGTTGCCTTCGTCAACCTAACCTACGACGATGAGCGATCGCACTAAAATTAATTGCGTAAATCGGAAGGATCTAGTTCTTCAACAACTCGTTGCAAGCGTTTTATGACATCCGAATCAGGTAATTTACTAAGTTGGCGTTTAGGTTGTAGACACTGAATTAACTCCTGACGTTCTCTGCGAATTCGGATACTACGACCGGTTGCAGGGCGTTGAGCCAGAACGTTGCCCAATTCAATCTGCTGCCCTTCTAAAACAATCGTTAATTTGCCAAAGATTCGCTCATGGTTAGTCAAGACAATATCTAAAAAATCAATAG of the Allocoleopsis franciscana PCC 7113 genome contains:
- a CDS encoding transporter substrate-binding domain-containing protein; this translates as MNRRVIGGFLATLCFILIARFPSLPLTPAQAQQTPAPRQEAAEQTKDATSQAPTTESSPLRVGVYQTPPFAIKNGNDWDGIGVHLWRKVARDLNLDYLLQEVDQDKAIDRVQDGTVDIAITAIATPSDEERVDFTHSYYTTSLGVAERPERSLLEIVTAILSPRFLQIALWLSVIFMIIGVLAWAFERNTNDQFEKNPVRGIWTGFWWAGVTMSTIGYGDKTPKTVPGRILALLWMLVAMGITATLTASITSVIAVDSPLEAVQSPQDWWQMNVGSVPDTESAQYLQQEGIQFQSFSAPLDGLRAVQNGDVDIFVYSAAPLRYLNRESLKGTLNVQATDMQARRYAFALPEEHELYDAFNQKILQETDESDWRDLIDRYIPEPKKKQ
- a CDS encoding type II toxin-antitoxin system RelE/ParE family toxin, which encodes MNYALVFRPEVRDELDEAYSWYESQQQGLGDEFLDCVDEMLNRIGQMPESYAVVYRDVRRAVVRRFPYAVYYRIVSSRVIVTAIFHSRRDPKSWQART
- a CDS encoding addiction module protein: MDITATLNEIAALSIEDRIRLVQAIWDSIAAEQAYPDLTDSQKRELDDRIDDYEMNPDNILTWEEIKASIKRRR